The genomic interval GCAACATCGTCGGCATAACCTCTCAAAAGTCCTCCACAACATTTCAGTTTGTTTCGATACCAGATGCTTTTTGCGCCTAATGCTTCGATTAAATCGTCAAAGATGTGCGGGCGTTCTGGGTCGTCAAACTTCAAAAGCGCACTTGGTCTCAGCAAATGACACCCTGAAAATGATGCTACTTTAAGACTGCTCAAATCTTTAACGACGCTCTTCTTTAAGCGTTCTAAACCGACATCGTCCATTAAGACTTTCAAGTAATGTTTTACTTCCTTGGTTCCTTTGAATTCTTCGCCGGCATTGGATAAGATTTTGTTGACTCTTGCTTTCAGTTTTGAGTTTTCTTTCAGTAGGTTGTTTGCCATGGCCAGGGATTCGAAACAGCCAGTGCACAATGTTACTATGTCGAGGTCGGCTTCTTCGGCTAGGCAAATGTTATGTGCGGCGATTGCTAGGCTGGTTTCCATGTCTATGGATTGTAGGGGTGGTGGAGCGCAGCATGTCATGTTGTCTAGGTCGACGAGCCCTATTCCAAGTCTGGTTAAGGCTTTTCGTGCTGATGCTTCATAATGTGGTTGACGGGCTGGTATGGTGCATCCTAAAAAG from Candidatus Bathyarchaeota archaeon A05DMB-5 carries:
- a CDS encoding CoB--CoM heterodisulfide reductase subunit B; translated protein: MTSYALFLGCTIPARQPHYEASARKALTRLGIGLVDLDNMTCCAPPPLQSIDMETSLAIAAHNICLAEEADLDIVTLCTGCFESLAMANNLLKENSKLKARVNKILSNAGEEFKGTKEVKHYLKVLMDDVGLERLKKSVVKDLSSLKVASFSGCHLLRPSALLKFDDPERPHIFDDLIEALGAKSIWYRNKLKCCGGLLRGYADDVALAIARDKIVNTTKAGADCIVTLCPFCFLTLDLGQMLIKSAYKEEYNIPVIHYAELLSLALGIDPKELALDFHKIRLDKVLSKIT